The Deltaproteobacteria bacterium CG2_30_66_27 region AAACGCGCGCGCGTGGGAGGAGTTCCTCGGATGCGACGAATTCCAGGCGTGCAGGTCCATCCTGCTCGACCGGATGGCATCGACAACCGGCGTTTCCGCGTCCCTTCTGGATTTGTGCCACGGCCCCGGGTGGGGAATCGAGCGGGCGATGGAGCGATGGCCGGAGGCCCGGATCACCGCGATCGATTTCACCGACGCCTTCGCGGAAAGTGCGAAGTGCAGGGCGGAACGGGCGCGCGCGCGGAACCTCGCCCGTCGCAGGCCGTCCCCTCCGGTCGAATGGTTCGGCTCCTCGGACTGGAAAGGATTCGGCCACCCGCTGCCGTTTCCCGAAGGCGCCTTCGGGGCCGTCCTTTTCAGTTGCGGGGACCCGTACATCCGGCCCGACGCGCGGGATGCGGTCTATGCGGATTTGCGCAGGGTCCTCGCGCCGGGGGGTACGCTGGGCATCTTGACCCGCGGGTACCCCGATCCGGAACGCCGCCACGTCCCCTCGTACTGGCTCCGCGTCACGGCGCTCATCCATGATTTTTCCGAGAGCGTGTGCACGGGATGGCACGGATTCCGCGACGTCGCAGAGAACCAGGAGATGTTCACGCGCCTCGGGTTCCGGGGCGGCTGGAACCCGGAGGGCGCCATGAACATCGTCGACTCCTCGCTCTGGATCCTGAAAAAGGGGTGACCCCTCGAGGGGCTACTTTTTCAGGAACGCCTTCCGGAACCCGGGATCCCCGACCATCTCCGCGAATGCGGCATCGACCAGCCGGTAGCCCCTCTTTTCCAGTGCCGCGGGATCCGCCGTCCCGGCCGGAGGCGACTCCACGGTGTATTCCTTCTGGAACGTCGATTGCCCAGGCTTGATCAGGTTCACGCTGAAGACGAATTTCTGATCGGAGACCGAGTTCAGGACGATCTGGAGTTCCGGCGCCGTCTCGGTTCCCGCGCTCCACGGGGTGACGAGGGTTTTCACGCCGATCCGGTGGAACGACTTGATGAAGCAGTCCCAGAAATACGTCTGGAGGGACGGGGACGCTTCGTAGGCGTACTGGGAGTCGGTGCTGTAGTAATCCCAGATGCTCGTGTTGGCGGCGTTGTTCGTCACGGAGGAGAAGTAGAGGGTTTTCCCCTTGTACGCGGACAGGTTCGCGGTTTCGAACGAAGGATTGTAGCTGGTCTGCTTGATGAAGACCTTCGTTCCCCCCCGGGGGCAACCGGTCAATGCGAGGAAACAGGCGACCAGAAGGACGGCCTTGCAGACGATTCTTCCCATTCGGAGTTCCTCCTCCTCCGGGACCGCCGGCGACACGACCCGGAAATCCCGCGATTTTTGTGGGAAATATCATACCACCGTGAGAAGCATGTAAGCCGTCGAGAATCGGCCGCTTTCCGGGATCATGCAGAGGAGCCGTTCCCCCTTTCGAAGCCGGCCGGAGTGGAACAGTTCCTCGAGGATGATGAAGATCGAGGCCGAACCGGTGTTCCCTTTCGTCGCCAGGTTGGAGAACCATCGTTCCGGCGGGATCGCAAACCCGATCTCCTCCATCCTCCGCCGGAGCGGTTCCCGGAAAAAGTCCGAGGAGTAGTGGGGGAGAAACCAGTCCACGTCGGCCGGGACGATCTTTCGCCTGGCGATCACGCGCGACAGGGCACGGTCGACGGCCGTCTTGATGATCTCCCGGTTCAGAAGACTCACGTCCTGCTGAACGAGAAATGCGTCCGAAGAGACGGCCTCCTGCAGGGAATCGAAGGAGCGCCAGCCGGTCAGGCTGCCGTCCGCGTTTTTTACCCCTCCGCAGTACATGCAGGTTTCCAGTTCGTTGGCGTAGGAGAGATGGTCGATCCAGTCGATCCGGAGGGCGGACCGCCCGGCTGGCGGGGTGCCGGAGAGAAAGGCCGCACCCGCCCCGTCCGACAGCATCCAGCGGAGGAAATCGGCCTGGAAGGCCAGGATCGGCCGAGCCTCGAGCGCCGTTTCGCTTTCGGGCGGAACATCCTGGAACATCCTGGACCGCAGAAACGTGGAGGCCAGTTCGGACCCGGTCGCTACTGCGTTCCCGACAAGGCCCAGCGCGACGTTCATGGCCGCGTATTTCAGCGCGCCGATTCCCGAGAGGCAGATCCCGGCCGTGGTGACGACTTCGCAGGGAGTGCCGGACAACTCGCCGTGCACCATCAGTCCATGGCCCGGAAGAATCTGATCCGGGGAGGATGTCCCGCAGGCAAGGCACTCGATCTCCGCGGGGGTGAATCCCGCGTACGGTTCGAGGCGGCGTACCGCCTCGGCGGTGAGTTGGGCGTTCGTATGCGTGAGGCGGCCGGTGGCGGGATCGATGGCGTAGTAGCGCTCCCGGATCCGGTTTTTCCGCAGGATGATGCTCCGGGTACGGGACGACGCCCCTCCGATCCTCCCGAGGATGTTCTCCATGGACGGGTTGTCGACCGGCGCGTTCGGAAGAAACGCCGCCAGGTCGGTGATGTAAGCGTTCATCTTCGGGTCGGCCCTCAGAGTTTGGCGTTGGCGTGGAATGCCTTGATCAATCCGGCATATCGCTCGTAGAACCGTTTTTCCTCCATGCGGGTAGGAACGACCGCGTTCGTGAGCGTGTAGTAATCGAGGTCGTGGAGAACGATCCGGTCCGACCAGGCGGAGTGAAGGGGACGGCCCGGCAAGGGAGTGAGCACCGCGAGCAGGGGAAGGTCGATCTTTCGCCCGGTCACATACCGTTCGAGGGCGTCGAACCGTTCCTCGTCGTAGTCGGGGGAGACGATGAAGTCGCCGACGATGGAGACCTCCATCTCGTGGAGGATCGCGATGGCCTCGTCGTTCACGGCGACGCTGCCGGATTTGTCCATGGAGGCAAGGGCGTCGTCCGTGATCTCCTCGAACCCGATGATCACGGAACGGAGCCCGGCTTCTTTCCAGCGGCGCAGCAGATCCGGGTGACGGACCACGGTGTCGGATCGGACGTCGACCACGAAATTTTTCCGGATGCCGGCCGAGAGGATCCCCTCCGCCAGCCGTTCCGCATGGCGCGGGTCGCCGAAGGTGTTCGCATCCACGAGCCGGATCACCGGGATGTCGCCCAGCGAACGGATGTCCGCGATGACCGTTTCGACGGCGTGGTTCAGGTACCGGCCGCCGGTGAGGGAGGAGATGCAGCAGAACGAGCATCGATACGGGCAACCGAACGCGGACGCCGCGAAGCCGATCCGGAGGCCGAGCGAGGAGAGGGTGTACTTGTCACGGTACCGGGCGACGAGGTCGTAGCGGGGCGGGGCGGTTTCCGCGAGGTCGGCCGGGCCGTATTCCCTGGGGACGAAGGCGAGTCCGCCGCCGGCGTTCGTCCGGGCGACGCCGGGCAGGTTGCGGGTATCCCGGTCCGCCTCGATCGCCTCCGCCAGTTCGGAGAAACTGGCCTTGCCGAGCCCCATGACCACGTAATCGACGCAGGACCGGTTGAAAAAAACCGGATCGCTGCTGGCGTGGATCCCCCCCACCACCACGGTGAGGCCGCGGCTTTCCTTGGCCTCTTCCGCGAGACGCACGACCGTGTTCGCTTCGCAGGTGACCGCGGTGAAGCCGAGCAGATCCGGCCCGAAGGACGTCAGGGTGTCGTGGAACCCCCCCGGCTCCGCCTTCAGGTCGAGGATCCGCACATCGTGTTCGCCCAGGTTGCCCGCCAGCACTTCCAGCGCGAGCGGTTCTCCCCGGAAGATCTGCCGGATGGAGTCGATCCCGTAGCGCTCTTCGGGAATGCTTCGGCCGCAATTCGGCGGATTGACCAGGAGGATCTTCATGGGAGCGATGCCGTGTTCATGAAATGGAACATTAGCTCCCCGCAGGCTGGGCGTCCGGGGATCGGTTCGCCCGCAGGGATCGGACCGCGGTATAGGTGAGCAACGCCCCCGCGAAGCCGAGGATCGGACCGATGACGAGGGCTCCCAGCAGCCACTCCCACAGGCGAAGGTGGATTTCGTAGAGCAGAACGTGCCGATCGAAGGCGAACAGGAAACTGCCGTGCAGGAGAAAATAACCGGTCTCGATGCAGGCGAGGGGGACGAAGGGGGCGATGCAGGCGTTGCTGGCGGCGACGGAGGCCAGCTTGTTCAGGTGAAGGCGGTGGCTGGCGTACACGATCGCGGCGATCCCGAACGGGATGATCGGGAGCGCTCCGAGAAAGATTCCGACCCACACGGCGGCCGCCAGCTCCCCCGCTCCGGAGTGCTCCCTGCTCAATCGCCGGAAAAAGCGGACCGGATGCAGGAATTCCGTCATCTTCAGGCCCGCCTCCTCCCCGGGCGATCGCAGGGGGTGCGGCCAGGGCAGGAGGGAACGGATCAC contains the following coding sequences:
- a CDS encoding B12-binding domain-containing radical SAM protein, producing the protein MKILLVNPPNCGRSIPEERYGIDSIRQIFRGEPLALEVLAGNLGEHDVRILDLKAEPGGFHDTLTSFGPDLLGFTAVTCEANTVVRLAEEAKESRGLTVVVGGIHASSDPVFFNRSCVDYVVMGLGKASFSELAEAIEADRDTRNLPGVARTNAGGGLAFVPREYGPADLAETAPPRYDLVARYRDKYTLSSLGLRIGFAASAFGCPYRCSFCCISSLTGGRYLNHAVETVIADIRSLGDIPVIRLVDANTFGDPRHAERLAEGILSAGIRKNFVVDVRSDTVVRHPDLLRRWKEAGLRSVIIGFEEITDDALASMDKSGSVAVNDEAIAILHEMEVSIVGDFIVSPDYDEERFDALERYVTGRKIDLPLLAVLTPLPGRPLHSAWSDRIVLHDLDYYTLTNAVVPTRMEEKRFYERYAGLIKAFHANAKL